GACGGTAGTCATACGTGTTCACTCGCCAGCCCTCTGTAAGAAATTTAAGGTTGGAGAGACCAATGCGCATGTATGGGAATCCTCTCGCGCGCGTCGTACGTCATCCGCTCCAAGCTCAACGCCGTCCTGAACCGAGCGGAGGACCCGACAGAGACCCTCGACTACAGCTACGAGCAGCTCCGTGACGAACTGCAGGACGTCAAGCAGGGCATCGCGGACCTGACGACCCAGAAGAAGCGACTGGAGATACAGAAGCGCCGCCTCGAAGAGAACGTCGAGAAGCACAACGAACAGGCCCGTCAGGCCGTCGAGCAGGACCGGGAGGACCTCGCACGCCAAGCTCTGGAAAAAAAGAAGCAGAAAATGAGCCAGATCGAGGAGCTGGAAGGCCAGATACAGGACCTGCAGGCCCAGCAAGACCAGCTCGTCGAGCAGAAAGACGAACTCCAGAAACAGATCGAGCAGTTCCGGACCAAGAAGGAGACGATGAAGGCCCGCCACGAGGCCGCCAAGGCCTCGGCACGTGTCAACGAGGCAATGACCGGCGCGGGCGACGAGATGCAGGACATCAATCAGGCCATCGAGCGCGCGGAGGAACGCACCGAGGACATGGAAGCCCGCTCGCAGGCGATGGACGAACTCCGCGAGGACGGGGTGCTCGAAGACCAGCTCTCAGACAAGAGTACGCTGGAGCGCGAGCTCGAAGAAGTCCAACAGAAGGGGTCTGTCGACGCCGAACTCGACACGCTGAAAGCCGAGATGGGGAAAGCCGAGGACGGCGACGGCGAATCGACCGACTCCGAGAGCGCCTCGGAGTCCGAACTCGAACAGGAACTCGCCGACGAGTCCACGCAGGTCGACGTGGACGAGAGCGAGGTCGAGGCCGAGTTGGACGAACTGAAAGAGGACGAGCAGTAGCGACGACGACACGCAGCGCCGATACCGGCGTTTTCACAGCGGCCAGACGACCGATACCGAGAGCGTCGTGACCACGCACAGAAGCAACTGGAGCGGCGCGCCGACGCGCGCGAAGTCGGTGAAGCGGTAGCCGCCGGGGCCGTACACCATCAGGTTCGTCTGGTAGCCGATGGGCGTCAGGAACGCCGTCGCGACCGCAAAGGTCACGACCGCGAGGAACGGGAACCCGGCGACGCCGATTTCGGCGGCGGTGGCGACGGCAATCGGAATCATCAACACGACGGTCGCGGCCGGGGTGATGACGCTGGCGAGGACGGCCGTCAGGAGATACACCAGCGCCAGCAGCGCGAGCGGCGGGAGGACGCCGGCGGCGTCGACGAGGAGCGCGCCGACGAACGCGGCCCCGCCAGTGGCCTGCATCGCCTGCCCCAGCGGGAGCAGGCCGGCGAGCAGGAACACGACGTTCCAGCTCACCGCGTCGTAGGCCTTCGACGCGCTCAGCGTGCCGGTCGCGACTGTGGCGACGACGCCGCCCAGCGCGGCGATGTAGATGGGGAGCAGGTCCAGCGCCGCGAGCGCGATGACGGCGAGCAGGGTCGCGAGCGGGACCGCCGCCGAGGCGTCGAGCGACGCCGTCGTCCCGCCGTCGAGCGCGTCGAACAGTTCCGGCGGCCCTTCAGTCAGGACCAAGTAGCCCTCGTCTTGGAGGTGACCCACCTCGTCGACGGGCGTCTGGAGCAAGAGCAGGTCGCCGCGGGAGAGTTCGACCGCTTCGAGGTTGTCGTGGATGATTTCGTCACCCCGACGAACAGCGAGGACTGTCACGTCGAACCGGCTGCGCAGTTGCACGTCGGCAAGGGTTCGCCCGCGGAGCCGCGACTCCCCGTCGATGACAGCCTCGGCGAGGACACCCGGATGGTCACCCGCTGCTAAGAGGTCCGCCGTGACGGACTCGCGAGCGAGGTTCCGCAGGTCGAACGTCTGCGCGAACTGATTGACCGCCTGACGGTTGCCGCGGACCGTCAGCACGTCCCCGGGTTCAAGCGGCCGGTCGGTGGCCGTAGCGAAGAACGATTCGCCGTTGCGGTCGATCTGGAGCACGTCGATATCGAGCGGGTCGCTCGCGGCGAGGACCTGTTCGACGGTCGCGTCGGTCGGCAGTGACTCCCCCGCGCCGACCGCCTCGGCCACGTCGTCAGCGACGCCGCCTTCGAGCGCCTCCTGAACCGTCAATCCGATCAGCGGCGACGCCTCGCGGACTCGTAACTGCGCCAGATGTCGGTCCATGTCGAACTCCTCCGTGAAGTCGGCCGCGGGGTGAATCCGTTCGGGGACGAGTGCCCGGCCAACGGTCAGCAGGTAGGCCACACCGACGACGAGGATGACGATTCCGACGGGCGTCAGCGTGAACATCGAGAACGAACGGTCGAGCAACTGCGCCGAGAGGTCGCTGGCGAGTAAGTTCGTTGACGTCCCGACCAGCGTGAGCGTCCCGCCGAGCATCGCGGCGAAGGAGAGCGGCAACAGCAGGTTCGACGGGGAGATGCCGTACCGGTCCGAGAGCCCGGTGACGAGCGGGATGAAGACGGCGACTACCGGCGTGTTGTTGACGAACCCCGCGCTGACGCCCGTCGTGCCGACGATGGCGGTCAGCAAGCGCCGTTCGTCCCCACCCGTCAGCGCCGCCAACTTCCCGGCCAGCCAGTCGACGACGCCCGCGGACTCGACGCCGGCGCTGAGGATGTACATCGCGACAATTGTGACGACCGCCGGGCTGGCGAACCCCTCGATGGCCGTCCGGGCCGGGACGCCGGTGTACGGTTCGAGAACGACCAGTGCGACGAGGACTGCGACGGCCGTTATGTCCGGCGGCAGCCACTCGGTGACGAACAGCGTCAGGGCGGCGGCGACGAGCGCGAACACCACGAGCGCGCCCGTCGAGAGCGGGGGCATACCACGTCTCTCGGCGGACGGCGATAAAAACGTCCGGGAATCGCCGGTCAGCGGTCGATGCGTTCACTCCGGCGTCGGCTCGTATCCCGGACCGACCCGGAGCGTCAGCGCTGTCTCACGCACTGACAGCGGCAGCGTTTCGTGCGTGCTGAGTTCGCCATCGCGGCTGAACGTGATGGGCTCGCCGTGGCCGTCGACAGTGATCTCATCGGCCCGGACGTGAGTCACCCCGTCGGTGTCCAGCGCCAGCAGTCGCTGGCCGATGGCCTCCGCGACGAGGTTCCCCGTTGGCATCTGTTCGACGATGGCCACGTCCAGCAGGCCGTCCTCCATGTTTGCCTGTCCGCCTTCGGCGACGAACTTTCGGGCGTTGCCCACCAGTAGACAGGCGGCCTCACCCGACCACGTGAACGGGCCGTCCTCGCCGACGGCCTCGATGGTGATGTCGAGCCCGTCGAAGCGGAGCGCCTCCTGTGCCCCGGTAAGCAGAAACGCAAGTGTCCCGAACCGCTCTTTGAGTTCGCCGGAGGTCGAGACGCTGGCGTCGGCGGGGAGCCCGGCGATACAAGAGACGAGGAACGGTTCGTCGCCGGCCATTCCGACATCCACGGTCCGCTTCTCCCCGGTGTCGGCGATTTCGATGCCGTGTTCGATGTCACCGACGCCGATGGTCCCCGCGAGGAGGTTCGCGGTCCCGGCCGGGATGACGCTCAGTGTCACTGAATCGAGGTGGCCGGCAGCATCGAGGCCGCGGGCCACCTCGTTTATCGTCCCGTCACCGCCACAGACGGCGACCTCAGAGGCCTCGGCCCGACCGGCCTCGCGGCCGAGTTCGACCGCATCGCCCGCCGTCTCGGTTTCGGACACCTCGAACCCACGGGCCTCCATCAGCCGCGGGACGTAGTCGGCGTGCTCGCCGTTGCCGCTGGCGGGGTTGAGGATGCACCGACGCGAACCAATCTGCATGGTACTATCGAATTCAGACCGGCACTTATACCGTGGTGATGTGGCACGGCATCACTCCCAGTCGACGTCGACGCTCCGGTCCGTCTCGCGGAGGATGAACGGGCCGATGGCGAGCGTTCGTTTGGTTATTGTGACGATGCGAAGGACGTACGAGATCAGGACTGTAAATGGCAGCAGCGATGCTGTCGTCGTCACTGCGAGGAGCCACAACACGTCGGGGACACCGGCCGTGACGCCGACGAAACCCTGCACATCGAGGAACAGCAACGAGGTGATTGCGACGGTAAGTGCCGGGATAGCGACGTACAGCAGCGTTCGAGAGAGGGCCGACAGTTCCCATTGGAAGTACAGCGTTTTGAAGTGTTCTCGGGCTGGGCCGAACAGTTCGAGCGTCTCGACGAGGTCCGCAAGCGAGTCGTCGATGTCATCAGTGAGTTCGTCGGCGTAGGCCTCGCGGATGCGCCGACCGATGTACAGCTTCCAAGAGTAGTTGTAGTTCAACGCGGCCTTGAGGACATCGAACTCGCCGAAGGTCCCGCCTTCGAGCTGGCCAGTGACCCCGTCGGCGTTGCTCCGAACGTCGTCCAGATAGGTCGACAGCAGCGCCGTCAGGTCATCATCAAGCGTAGTCGCGTCGACGGTGTCTTGAATCGTCTCAGCCTGTTCGGCAGTCCCGCGGACCAGCGACCGGAGAAACGCCGAGGGCTCTGCCGGACTGACTGGCGTGTCGACGGCCTTAGCAACGTCGGCGCGGAACTGCATCGACCCGTCCATCCGCTCGCGCTGATCACCGACAGCACCGAGTTCCTGTGACAGGACGAGCTGGTTCAGTGTCAGGACCAAGGTAACGGCGGTTATCGTCCCCGTGATCAGCGCCTGAAACAGCGTTTCAACGGGGTCGCCGCGAGTCAGCAGCGTCAGGGCCGGTGTGGGGTGTAAGAGCCCGACCGCCAGAATTCCACAGAACAGGACGGCAGAGAGCAGGCCGGTGACGAGCCAGCGGTTCGCATCGAGGAGAAACCAGAGGAGTCGAGTGTCACCGGCGGCGCGCTCCCGCATGGTGTCGCTCGACTCCCCGCTGTCGGCGGTCATACAGGTCGGCTCGCCCGCCGGGGATAAAAGGGCGCGCCCGGGACGCGCTGAGAGTCGATGGATGGTCAGCGAGAATCAGTCGTGAGCAGCGACTACCGGCCGGCGAGGAACGTCACGGCAGTTCGCTGCTGCTCGATTTCGGTTTCGAGGTGGTCGCGGAACTCGGCGATGTCGATGTCCTTCTCTTCTCGTTCCTTGCGGTCCCGGACCGAGATGGTCCCGGCTTCCTCCTCGTTGTCCCCGATGACGCACATGTAGGGTACTCGGTCGTCATGGGCCTGCTGGATCTTCTTGCCGACGGTCCAAGAGCGGTCCTCGATGGTGACCCGGAAGTCGTCGAGTTCGTCCTGAATCTCCTCGCAGTACTCGATGTTGTCGTCGCTGACCGGGAGCAGGCGAATCTGCTCGGGCGCGAGCCACGGCGGGAACTTCCCGTTGTAGTGCTCGGTCAGCACCATGAAAAAGCGCTCGTAGGAGCCATACAGCGCGCGGTGGATCATCACCGGGCGGTGTTCCTCGTTGTCTTCGCCGGTGTAGGAGAGATCGAACCGCTCGGGCATGTTGAAATCCAGCTGGACGGTGGGGCCGTCCCAGTGGCGGCCGAGCGCGTCCTCGAAGGCGAAGTCGATCTTCGGGCCGTAGAAGGCCCCATCGCCTGCTTCGACGACGTAGTCGATGTCCTGTTCTTCGAGGACAGCCTCCAGTTGGGACTCGGCTTTCTCCCAGATTTCGTCGCCGCCGACGGATTTCTCGGGTCGGGTAGCGAACTGGACGGTGTAGTCGAGGTTGAACGTATCCAGCGTGTCGAGGATGATGTCGACCGTCGCCAGCACTTCCTCCTCGATCTGGTCCGGGCGGACGAACAGGTGGCCGTCGTCGATGGTGAAGGCCCACGTTCGGGAGAGCCCGGAGAGTTCGCCGCGCTGTTCCTTGCGGTAGACCTTCCCGTCCTCGAAGTACCGCACCGGCAGGTCCCGGTAGCTCCAAGAGTTCTGCTCGAAGATGGTGGCGTGACCCGGGCAGTTCATCGGCTTCAGGCCGTACTCCTCGTCGTTGACGTCGAGCAGGAACATGTCGTCGACGTAGTTCTCGTAGTGGCCCGACTTCTTCCACAGTTCGGTACGGAAGACGTGAGGCGTCTCGACCTCGTCGTAGCCGGCGTCGCGGTTGAGCCCGGCGACGTAGTCCGAGAGTTCGTTGAGGATCTTCTTGCCGTTGGGTTCGTACAGCGGCAGGCCCGGCCCCGTCGTCTCGTCGATGGAGAACAGGTCCATCTCCTGACCGATCTTGCGGTGGTCGCGCTCCTCGGCCTTGCGGCGCTGTTCGAGGAACTCATCGAGCGCGTCCTGCGTCGGGAAAGCGGTTCCGTACACGCGGGTCAGCGTCTCGTTGTCCTCCTCGCCGCGCCAGAAGGCCGCGGAGATTTCGAGCAGGGCGAAGCCGCCGATTTCGCCGGTCGATTCGACGTGGGGGCCCTGACAGAGGTCTTCGAACTCGCCTTGGCTGTAGAAGGAGACCTGCTCGTCGTCTGCGGCCTCAGTTTCGAGGATATCCTGCTTGAACGGGTTGTCCTCGTAGCGCTCGGAGGCCTCATCGCGGTCGACGAGTTCGCGTTCGATGTCGAGGTCCTCCTCGATTATCTCCTCGGCTTCGGCCTCGATGGCTTCGAGGTCGTCCTCGTCTAGATCGACGCCGGTGATGTCGTAGTAGAACCCGTTATCGGTCCACGGCCCGATTGTGAGCTTCGCGTCGGAGTAGAGCCGCTGCAGGGCCTGTGCGAAGACGTGGGCGGCGGAGTGCCGAAGCACGTCGAGATACTCGTCACTGCTCTCGGTGACGATTTCGAGCTCAACGTCGGCTGTCAGCGGCGTGTGCTTGTCGACAAGTTCGCCGTCGACGACACCGGCGACCGTGTCATCACCTAGCCCTGGCCCGATTTCGTAGGCGACATCCTCGACCGTGCTGCCACGCTCGACCTCTAGGGGGGTCCCGTCGGGCAGCGTGACCGTGACCGTACTCATATCCGAGGATACGACGGCGGCCGGGGATAAGTGTATTGAGACGCGGGCGGCGCTGGCGTTACTCTGGCAACAGCGGGTCCGAGTCCTCGTCGAAAGTGTCGACCGCTGGCGGGTCAGACTGGGCTGGCGGCCGTGCTGCGCTTGCCCGTTCCAGCGATGAGAGCGTCAGTTCTTCCTCTCCTTCAAGCATGGTAAGCCGGTCCATGACGGTGACCGTCTCTCCGTCGGCCGTGTGCGGAGTCACGCACCTGAGCTCCGACCCGTCGTACTCGGCTAATAGTTGGACCGGGAACACGAGCGCCCGGTACTGCTCCCCCGACATCTCAGAGTCAACTGACCGGACCTGAAACGCGGGTTCGAGTGAACAGTTGTTGCGTTTCGCCCACTCCTGAAAGACGCTGACTCGGTTGAGCGCGAAGAGCCCGAGTTCGGTCCGTGCCTCCGCTGGCGTAGACGGTATCTGCCGACCGATGACCTGAACAGTGACATCTGACAGAACGTCGGTGTCCGACAGCCCCTGAAGCCGGTCGATGACCGCAGCCTGTTGCTGCGTGTGCCCGTCGGGCAGGAGTGAACGAACGTACAGTTCTGCCCGTGTGTCGTCTGGCTGCGTGCTCCCCTGCATCGTATAGGAATGAATGGGTAGCGACCGGCAAAAGTATTCCTGTTGACAATTAATGGTTAGAGCGATTATACACTGAACGACGGAAGCTGAATCATACGGTTTCGCCATCGGTTGGACAGTCACGGACCGTGTTAGCGTGATAGGGAGTACTATGTGGGCACAGTTCGCATGAGAAGCCGCATATGTACGATTCGGTGCTCGTAGCTACGGACGGCAGTTCGGGAACGACGGAGACGCTCGCACACGCCACCTCCATCGCGCGCGACAACGACGCGACCCTCCACGGCCTGTACGTCGTGGACAAACGGCTGTACGTCGCGGCCGACAAGTCCAATCAGGACGAAGTGCGCCAGTCGCTGGAGGAAGAGGGTGAGGTCGCGCTCGATGACATCGCCGTCGGCGGCGAGGAGGCCGGTGTCGAAGTCGTCACGAACATGGAAGAGGGCATCCCCCACAAAACGATCACTGACTACGCCGAACAGGAAGACATCGACCTCATCGTGATGGGAACCCACGGCCGCACCGGACGGGATCGGGTCGCAAATCTCGGGAGCGTCACCGAGCGGGTCGTCCAGAGCGCGCCCGTCCCTGTCCTCGTAGTCCACATCGAATAGCTCAGGTGGGGCTGGCAGCCGCTCGACAGCGAGCAGACCTCCAGTAACCCCCCGTTCTGACCGGTATCTTTTCGAGCCGCCGACACGATGGAGCAGTATGGACAGCCGAGAGTACGCCTTCGAAGGAGCCACGCCGGACATCAACGGATACGCCCACGTCAGCCGCGAGGCGACGCTTGTGGGCGATGTCACCGTCGGCCCGAACGCGAACGTCTGGCCCGGCGTCGTGCTGCGCGGTGACGTGGCACCCGTCGAAGTGGGCCGTGAATCGGCAATCGGCGACGGGGCGATCGTCCACGCCTCGACGGTCGGCGAGAAAGTGATGGTCGGCCACGGGGCCGTCCTCAACGACGCCCATGTGCGCGACGGGGCGCTCGTTGGCTTCAACTCGACGGTCAGCGACGCCACCATCGGCGAGGGCTCCATCGTCGCGATGGGAACAGTCGTTCCGCCGGGCTACGAGGTGCCTGCGGAGTCGTTCGTCCGCGGAAGCCCGGCCACGGTGACGCCACTATCCGAGACGACTATTGATCCCAACGAGGTGTTCGAGGCGTTCAGCTCCGGCGATTACGCCAATCTCGCAGCCCGCCACGAGGACCTGTTCGAGTAACGCACAGTATCAGATCTGCGAACGAACGACGGGTCACTTATAGTGGAAGAACCCACACAGTACCGAGCATGGACGATATCGTCGACCTGGTGACCCGGTCGCTCGCTGACGAGACTGCCGCTGAGTTCACCGAGCGGGTCGACGAACAGGCGATGCAGCTCCGGAGAGCCATCGAGGCCGGGGAGTTCGACAACGAAGCGTTCTCCGTCGGCCTAGAAGTCGAGCTGTACGCCATCAACGCTGAACCGGACCCGCCCGAACCGGACGAGGAGGAAGACAGCGAGGCAGTCGCCGAAGAGAACCTCGACGACGACCTGAGTAGCTCGGGGGACGGGGCTTGGAGCGGGTCGCTCGAAGCGCCGGCTGAACCGGAGGGCGGTGGTGGGGCGTCGCTCGAACCCAGCGGTGGAAACGACGCGTCGCTAGAACCGGACGATGGCGACCCGCTGGAAGCCGCCGACGAACCCGCGGATTCGTTCGGCCCCGGAGAAGGGCCGTCGCTCGACATCGATCCGGACAGCCCGCTGGCCGAGGACGAACCCGAGACGCCCGAAGACGAGGCCGAACCGGCCGTCGAGTCGTCAGTCGAGGAGGAAGCAGACGACGAGCCGTACATGGACCCCGAGGACTGGGACGGGCGACTGACCCGCCTGCCCGACGCGGTGTTCGAGGGCGAGGCCAACAAGGAGCTGGGCCTGCACAACGCCGAAGTCAACACCGAACCGAACAGCTTCGACCAGACCGGGATGGAAGTCCAGACGACGGCGGTGGAGATGCAGACGAAACAGGCCCGCCAGCAGGCGAGCAAGCACAACTGCGAACTCGTGCTGGACGCGATGTGGACCATCCCCCCCGAGGAGGGTAGCGAGCAGTACCTCTCGGCACACGAGACCCGCGACGGGGTCGTCCTCGCGGACAACATGCGACAGGCCCCCAGATACGTGGCGCTGGACAACGAGGCGCTGGACCGCGCCGGCGGCGACATCGACTTCGACGTGCCGGGCTACAGCGGGCCGTTTCCGACGATCCTGTTCGAGTCGCTGGCCACCTCGATTCAGCCCCACCTCCAGATTCCCGACGCCGAGGCGTTCCCCGAGTACTACAACGCCGCGATACGGACGCTTGGCCCGCTGCTCGCGCTGTCGGTGAACTCGCCGTTCCTGCCGGCGGACATGTACGACGACACCGACGGCGAGTGGCTCTGTGCCAACACGCACCACGAACTCCGAATCGCGGCCTTCGAGCAGTCGGTCAACACAAGCGAAAATCCGAAAGTTCGGGTCCCCCGGGACCTCGACAGCACGACGGACGTGGTCGGCCGCGTCGCTAGCGACGACCTGTTCGCCCCGTTCCTCCGGGAGTTTCTGCACGACGACGACCGGGCAGCGTTCGAAGACGAGTTCTGGGAGTTCGACCACAAGCGCGGGACGTACTGGCGATGGCTCCGCTGTGTCGTCGGCGGCGCACCCGTCGACGGCGCAAGCACTGAAAAGTCGCTGCGCATCGAGTACCGCCCGCTCCCGACCCAGCCCCACGTCACGGACATGATCGGGCTGCAGGCGCTGACAGTCGGCCTTATCCGCGGGCTGGTCGTCGCCGACCACCCTGTCGCGGAACTGCCTTGGCAGGAGGCTCGACGGAGCTTCTACAACGCCGCAGCGGACGGCTCGGACGCCGACCTCTCGTGGGTGACAGCGCAGGGCGAGCGGACGGCCGACCACGATGAAATCTACGACGAGATTTTCCAGTACGCCCGTCTGGGGCTGGCCGAGCAGGATGTGCCGGAGGCTCGTATCGACGAGTATCTCGAGCCGATTGAAGACAGATACGACGCCGGACTGACCCCGAGTGACTGGAAGATTGCCCGCGTCCGCGAGTATCTCGGCGACAGCGACGACCTTTCGACGGCCATCCAGTCGATGCAGCGGGACTACATCGAGGCGAGCCGCGAACACCACTCCTTCGTCGAGTGGCTGTAAACCGCCAGTCCCACCGTGGAGTGGAACCGGGGTTGCCCTGCCGGATGACGGGTGTTTATTCGAGTGACGCCGTTATATTCCGGTGATGGTATCCACAGGCGACACAGCGCCGGACATCTCGGCGACAATCGCGAACGGTGAGGTAGAGGCCTTCGAACTGAGCGACCATCTGGGCGACGGGCCGGTCGTGCTCGCCTTCTTCCCGGGCGCGTTCACGCCGCCGTGCTCTAACGAGATGGTGGCCCTGCAGGAACACCTCGGGGACTTCCACGACGCCGGCGCGACGGTGCTCGGTGTCAGCGCTGACTCGGCGTTCTCGCTGAACTCCTTCCGTGACGAGCACGGTCTGGAGTTCGACCTGCTCAGCGATATGGGCCGGTCGGCGATTCAGGACTACGGCCTCGAAATCGATATCGAGGACCTCGGGCTGCTCGGCGTCGCGAACCGCGCCGTGTTCGTTGTCGGCGACGACGGCGAGGTCACCTACAGCTGGGTTGCCGACGACCCGACGAACGAACCCGACTACGAGGCACTGCTGGACGCCGTCGAGTCGGCGTAAGCGCGCAGCGTTACCCCGTTCTCACAGTTCTTTCGACATACGAATAGCCAGTCGCGACTGCTATATCGAAACGTCGACCGACGTCTCGCCGTCACCGTCGGAGATGGTGAGTGTCGCTTCTGTGCGGCCGGTCGTCTCGACGTCGACGTGAGACTTGAACGACGTCTTCAGTCCAGTTACTGTGCTGTCCATGTTCGCGCCGATATCGGCGCTCGTGTCGATCGCACAGACGCCGATACCGTCGCTCCGCCTGACTTCGGTCAGGAACGTGGAGTTGAGAAAGCGGTACAGGGATCGGGTGTCGTCGAGTTCGCCGGCAAGCGTCGAACAGAGGAAGATCCCGGTCCGGAATCGGTCGGTGTCCTGCTGTGAGTCGGCGGCGAGCGCCGAGAACTCCATCCCAATCCCGGTGAGGTCGGCGAGGTCGTCGATTGTCTTGATGTCGTCGCCGCTCGGGCTTCCCGCAGCGGTGAGTATCGACGACCGGTCCCCGGCACCGCGTTTCGCGCTGTTCAGGGACTGTTTAACCGTACGGCCGCGGCTGTCGGTCGCGAGGACGACACTCCGCTCACCGTCGGCGGGGGCCACGACGCGGGCGAACACCGACTCCAGCGCGTCCGTATCGTCGCCCGTCAACAGAACGCTCGTCCCGCCCTCTAGGGGCCCGATTCCGTCGGGCACCTCGAACTCGGTTCCGGAGAGCGAGCTCATTGCGCGACCTCCGCGCCGGCGGCGTCGCGGACGCTCTGCCTGAGTTCCAGTATCTCCATCGCCGTGGCGGCGAAGTCCTGAAGTTCGGCCTGCTCCTCGGCGTCGTAGCCCCGCGGCTCGTGGTCGAGCAGGCACACCTGTCCGATGACCTGTCCGTTGCTCGCGGTCATGTTCGCGCCGGCGTAGGAGCGGATGCCGAGGTTCTCCAGTTGCTCGTTCTCGGCGAAGCGGGCGTCCTGCATGATGTCCTCGACGACCATCACGTCCTCTTGGAGCATACTGTGCGTGCAGATGGTGTTCTCGCGGGTCAGCGTGTCCAGATCGCCGCCGTGGCAGGCTAGGAAGTTCTCCTCCTCTTCCTCGATGAGCCCGATGAACGACACCGCCGCGTCGAAGTGGCTGGCGATGAGGTCGGTCAGGCGCTCGAAGCTCTCCTCGATGGGGAGGTCGTCGACGTCGTACTGCGCGAGCGTCTCCAGTCGCTCGTCCTCGTCGTCCGGGCGGATGAAACTCGCCTGAGCGCTGTAGTCGATCACGTCGTTGGCGACGAACCCAAGCCGGTCGTGCGCGTCGGGAAGGTCGCGGTTGAGGTACTCGACGATGCTTTCCTCGAACGATGCCGTGTCAATCTCCGCGGGCGGAACGTCGGTGAACAGGACACAGGGCGTCTGGGGCGCGGTTTCACGGATCGCACCGACGACTTCGAGGCCGGTCCCGTCAGGAAGCTCGTACGCCGTAACGACGCAGACGATGGGCTCGGCTTCGAGCGTCTCCCGCGCTTCCTCGACCGTCGTCGCCGTCTCCACCGTCAGCGACTCGTCGTCCTCAATCGCCGTCGCCACGTCGTCTATCCGATCAGCAGTATCAACACAGAGAACTGAGCGTGCCATAACTATTACTCACAAGAACCACACAAAACGATTCGCCACGGATTATCACCGATGATTCCTAAGTCCAGTTCCGAGTAGCAGGGGGCATCGCAACTGCTCACACCGATTCAGCGAAGGCCGGATTTCGCGTCGTACCGGTGCCGGCCGACACCGCGGTCAGGTCGAACACGTCACCATCGAGCGGGACGCCGGTGTAGGGGTCTGATTCCAGCAGGAGCGCCCCGTCGAGGTCGACGTAGTCGACGAGCGGCGCGAGGTGGACCGCCGCGGCGATGCTGGCGTTGGACTCGACCATGCACCCGAGCATCGTATCGAGGCCGTGAGCCGTAGCGGTGTTGAGCAGCCGCATTGCGGGCCTGAGCCCGCCGCACTTGACGAGTTTGGCGTTGGCGATGTCGCAGGCGTCAGCGACTCGCGGCACGTCCGAGGCT
The Haloarcula sp. CBA1129 genome window above contains:
- a CDS encoding PspA/IM30 family protein, which translates into the protein MGILSRASYVIRSKLNAVLNRAEDPTETLDYSYEQLRDELQDVKQGIADLTTQKKRLEIQKRRLEENVEKHNEQARQAVEQDREDLARQALEKKKQKMSQIEELEGQIQDLQAQQDQLVEQKDELQKQIEQFRTKKETMKARHEAAKASARVNEAMTGAGDEMQDINQAIERAEERTEDMEARSQAMDELREDGVLEDQLSDKSTLERELEEVQQKGSVDAELDTLKAEMGKAEDGDGESTDSESASESELEQELADESTQVDVDESEVEAELDELKEDEQ
- a CDS encoding HTH domain-containing protein, coding for MQGSTQPDDTRAELYVRSLLPDGHTQQQAAVIDRLQGLSDTDVLSDVTVQVIGRQIPSTPAEARTELGLFALNRVSVFQEWAKRNNCSLEPAFQVRSVDSEMSGEQYRALVFPVQLLAEYDGSELRCVTPHTADGETVTVMDRLTMLEGEEELTLSSLERASAARPPAQSDPPAVDTFDEDSDPLLPE
- a CDS encoding diacylglycerol kinase family protein, producing MQIGSRRCILNPASGNGEHADYVPRLMEARGFEVSETETAGDAVELGREAGRAEASEVAVCGGDGTINEVARGLDAAGHLDSVTLSVIPAGTANLLAGTIGVGDIEHGIEIADTGEKRTVDVGMAGDEPFLVSCIAGLPADASVSTSGELKERFGTLAFLLTGAQEALRFDGLDITIEAVGEDGPFTWSGEAACLLVGNARKFVAEGGQANMEDGLLDVAIVEQMPTGNLVAEAIGQRLLALDTDGVTHVRADEITVDGHGEPITFSRDGELSTHETLPLSVRETALTLRVGPGYEPTPE
- a CDS encoding SLC13 family permease, which produces MPPLSTGALVVFALVAAALTLFVTEWLPPDITAVAVLVALVVLEPYTGVPARTAIEGFASPAVVTIVAMYILSAGVESAGVVDWLAGKLAALTGGDERRLLTAIVGTTGVSAGFVNNTPVVAVFIPLVTGLSDRYGISPSNLLLPLSFAAMLGGTLTLVGTSTNLLASDLSAQLLDRSFSMFTLTPVGIVILVVGVAYLLTVGRALVPERIHPAADFTEEFDMDRHLAQLRVREASPLIGLTVQEALEGGVADDVAEAVGAGESLPTDATVEQVLAASDPLDIDVLQIDRNGESFFATATDRPLEPGDVLTVRGNRQAVNQFAQTFDLRNLARESVTADLLAAGDHPGVLAEAVIDGESRLRGRTLADVQLRSRFDVTVLAVRRGDEIIHDNLEAVELSRGDLLLLQTPVDEVGHLQDEGYLVLTEGPPELFDALDGGTTASLDASAAVPLATLLAVIALAALDLLPIYIAALGGVVATVATGTLSASKAYDAVSWNVVFLLAGLLPLGQAMQATGGAAFVGALLVDAAGVLPPLALLALVYLLTAVLASVITPAATVVLMIPIAVATAAEIGVAGFPFLAVVTFAVATAFLTPIGYQTNLMVYGPGGYRFTDFARVGAPLQLLLCVVTTLSVSVVWPL
- a CDS encoding gamma carbonic anhydrase family protein — protein: MDSREYAFEGATPDINGYAHVSREATLVGDVTVGPNANVWPGVVLRGDVAPVEVGRESAIGDGAIVHASTVGEKVMVGHGAVLNDAHVRDGALVGFNSTVSDATIGEGSIVAMGTVVPPGYEVPAESFVRGSPATVTPLSETTIDPNEVFEAFSSGDYANLAARHEDLFE
- the thrS gene encoding threonine--tRNA ligase, which translates into the protein MSTVTVTLPDGTPLEVERGSTVEDVAYEIGPGLGDDTVAGVVDGELVDKHTPLTADVELEIVTESSDEYLDVLRHSAAHVFAQALQRLYSDAKLTIGPWTDNGFYYDITGVDLDEDDLEAIEAEAEEIIEEDLDIERELVDRDEASERYEDNPFKQDILETEAADDEQVSFYSQGEFEDLCQGPHVESTGEIGGFALLEISAAFWRGEEDNETLTRVYGTAFPTQDALDEFLEQRRKAEERDHRKIGQEMDLFSIDETTGPGLPLYEPNGKKILNELSDYVAGLNRDAGYDEVETPHVFRTELWKKSGHYENYVDDMFLLDVNDEEYGLKPMNCPGHATIFEQNSWSYRDLPVRYFEDGKVYRKEQRGELSGLSRTWAFTIDDGHLFVRPDQIEEEVLATVDIILDTLDTFNLDYTVQFATRPEKSVGGDEIWEKAESQLEAVLEEQDIDYVVEAGDGAFYGPKIDFAFEDALGRHWDGPTVQLDFNMPERFDLSYTGEDNEEHRPVMIHRALYGSYERFFMVLTEHYNGKFPPWLAPEQIRLLPVSDDNIEYCEEIQDELDDFRVTIEDRSWTVGKKIQQAHDDRVPYMCVIGDNEEEAGTISVRDRKEREEKDIDIAEFRDHLETEIEQQRTAVTFLAGR
- a CDS encoding universal stress protein, with the protein product MYDSVLVATDGSSGTTETLAHATSIARDNDATLHGLYVVDKRLYVAADKSNQDEVRQSLEEEGEVALDDIAVGGEEAGVEVVTNMEEGIPHKTITDYAEQEDIDLIVMGTHGRTGRDRVANLGSVTERVVQSAPVPVLVVHIE